The DNA region CGGTTCTTCTGCTAGTCTTAGAAGTTTGGGCGCCAAAAGTGTTTTGTTGATCTTTTTGTGAAACACTCTGAAATGGAACGAACGGAAACAGGGAACAGAAACTACTTTACACACTCTCGTTGAAATCGACCCAATTTTAGGTCgaaatttaaaactttgttgTGTTTTTGGTTGACGTGTTAAAGTTTTGGCGCGCATTCTCAGCTGATgtgtcaaacaaaacaaactgatCGTCGTTGGAGGCTGGAGGGTTGAATCCGGAACGGAATTTCACGGTATTTTTGACCATACGATTCGCACAGAAAGAGCTCAAGCTGCTGTAAGTGCCTACTAGGTATTTGCTGTAAAGAAATTTCGACGGCCATATTTTCAGATCTCGCACCATGTCCGGCAAGGTCCACACGGAAAAGATGATCACTTCCGTCAGGTCAAATCGGTACGAGTTCACGTGGGTCCTGAATGATTTCAACGCCTGGTGGGCAAAAGCCTCAGGAGAAAAAAAGTCATCGTTCAAATTTCCTTCCAACGTGGACAAAAAAGTAGTGCAATGGTGCATATTATTTTATCCTAAGCAAAGTGAAACCCACTCCGGATTGTACCTTCAAGCGGCGAATGAAACAGGCAATCTCGAGGTCGAATTCGAGCTTGCGATGGAGGACTCCAAAAGAAATACGATCCATAAATTAGTGGcgaaggtacaaaaatggaaagCTGGATGGGGTTGGGATGAATTCATTAGCAATGATAAATTACTGGAAGCCATACACCAAGATGATCAGCTTTATATAGTGTGTAAAATGACCACGTATGAAGGAATCATTAACGAATCGCTTCGTGAGAACCTACCAGAACCTGTGCCGGGTAGCCTGTCCAAAGATATGGACACTCTTGTCGACGGCACGAAGTATGGCGATGTAAAGATTCTGATCGACGGACAGCGTTTCTTGGCGTACAAAGGAATCCTCTCAGCCAGGAGTGCCGTGTTTGCGGCCATGTTCGAGCATCCGATGCAGGAAAGTACGGAGAACTGCATCGCCATCAGCGACGTCGAACCGGGAGTCTTCAAGGAACTGCTGCGGTACATCTACACTGACCAGTTGACCTGCTTGGAAACGATGGCGCAGAAGCTGTACCAAGCGGCCGATAAGTACGACATCCAGACGTTGAAGAGTCTTTGCCGGTGCCACATCGTCAAGAAAATGAGCTCGGAAACGGCCGCGGACACTTTGGTGCTAGCGGACATGCACGGTGACAAAGAGATGAAGAG from Culex quinquefasciatus strain JHB chromosome 3, VPISU_Cqui_1.0_pri_paternal, whole genome shotgun sequence includes:
- the LOC119769909 gene encoding speckle-type POZ protein-like B, with protein sequence MSGKVHTEKMITSVRSNRYEFTWVLNDFNAWWAKASGEKKSSFKFPSNVDKKVVQWCILFYPKQSETHSGLYLQAANETGNLEVEFELAMEDSKRNTIHKLVAKVQKWKAGWGWDEFISNDKLLEAIHQDDQLYIVCKMTTYEGIINESLRENLPEPVPGSLSKDMDTLVDGTKYGDVKILIDGQRFLAYKGILSARSAVFAAMFEHPMQESTENCIAISDVEPGVFKELLRYIYTDQLTCLETMAQKLYQAADKYDIQTLKSLCRCHIVKKMSSETAADTLVLADMHGDKEMKSHALRFLGGSEAGRVTKSAGWKRMVRTHPDLVDEAFDALTARKTVG